CTGTCCAAGCGGGCGCTGCAGAACAACCTGGAGATCGGCAGCTACGGCGCCGCCCTGGAACTGGAGAACCGGGGCCAGGCGCTCCTCACCCGCGGCGCGGACATGGCCGAGGCCCTCGCCGCGTTCAAGGCCAAGCGCGCCCCGCAGTTCACCGGAGCCTGAGATGTCCACGCCTGAGCTGTCCACGCCCGAGAAGTCCACGACCGAGGAGACGAGCGTGCTGCGCAACTACACCCCGCCGGAGCTGGAGACGCTGTCGCTGGAGGTGCTGCCGGGTGGCGTGGTGGTGCTCTCGATCGACCGGCCGGACCGGATGAACTCCATGACCATCCGGATGTTCGAGGAGTTCGGCATCGTCGCCGACGCGCTGCGCGACACCGGCGCCCGGGCGATGATCCTGCGTGGGGCGGGGGAGAAGGTCTTCTGCGCAGGTTTCGACCTGGACGAGGTGGGCGTGCTGCCGTCCTACGGGATCCGGGAGTTCCTGGCCTTCCAGGAGATGGCCACCGGGGGCATCGCGGCCCTGCGGCAGTCGCCGTTCCCGATCATCGCGGCGATCCACGGCGCCGCGGTCGGAGGTGGCATGGCGCTCGCCCTGGCGGCCGACATCCGGCTGGCCGCACCGACCGCGCGGTTCTCCGCGGCCTTCACCCGGATCGGCTTCTCCGTCGGTGATCTGGGAACCTCCTGGCTGCTGCAACGGCTGATCGGGCCGGCACGCACCGCCGAGCTGGCCTTCACCGCCAGGATGGTCGAATCCGACGAGGCCGAGCGCATCGGCCTGGTCAACCGGATCGTGCCCTCGGCGGACCTGATGGACGAGGCCCTGACGATCGCCGGACAGATCTCGGCGAACTCGCCGGGTGGGGTGCGGATGTCCAAGCGTGCCCTGCACCGCAACCAGGAGATCGGTTCCTACGCGGCCGCTCTCGAGCTGGAGAACCGGGGACAGGCGCTGCTGACCAGAGGCAGTGACATGCCGGAGGCCCTGTCTGCGTTCAAGGAGAAGCGAGCACCCGTCTTCACCGGCCGCTGACGTCACCCTGGGGTGCGTCGCCGGCGTCCAGGGGTGGTTCGTCGGTGTTGAACCGTTCCAGCACGGACCGCAGGTTCTCGATCTCCGCCTCGGTCCAGGACGAGAGCTGCAGGCGCAGCATGCGGTGGCTGCGCTGCAGCATGTCGTCGACCCGCCGCGCGCCGTCCGGGGTCGCCGCGACCAGCGGCGCCCGCCGGTCGCCCGGATCGGGGAACCGCTCGGCGAGGCCCATCCGGACCAATTGCCCCAGCTGACGGCTGATGGCGGCCTTGTCGATGCCGAAGACCTCGGTGAGGTCCCGGTTCCGGACCGGGCCCGACTCCACCAGCCGGCGGAGCAGGCCGAACGCGGCGGTCGACAGACCGGGGTGGATGTCGCCGGCCGACCGGCGGCCGAAGGTGCGCACCCGGCGGGCCAGATGCCCGATCGCCCGCTCGATGCGGAAGAGATCCTCGTCGGACGGTGGGTGCACCACTCGACACTAGAGGGCGCACGGGTCGCCGAGCGGTTGGCGGTGCTCCTGGGGTGGTGTCGACTCCGGTCAGACCGGGACGGCCGTGGCCGGGGGCTGCCCCAGCGCCCAGGCGCGGAGCAGGAACTTCTGGATCTTCCCGGTGGCGGTCACCGGGAACTCGTCGACGAAGAACCACACCCCGGGCACCTTGAACGAGGCGAGCCGCTCCTTGCAGAAGGCCCGGAGCGACTCCGGGGTGACCTCCGATCCGGGAGCCCGCTGCACGATCGCCGCCACCACCTCTCCCCAGTGCGGATCGGGCAGGCCGATGACCGCGGACTGGCGGACCTCCGGATGGGTCGAGAGCAACTGCTCCACCTCCGCCGGGTACACG
This region of Nakamurella alba genomic DNA includes:
- a CDS encoding MarR family winged helix-turn-helix transcriptional regulator; this encodes MHPPSDEDLFRIERAIGHLARRVRTFGRRSAGDIHPGLSTAAFGLLRRLVESGPVRNRDLTEVFGIDKAAISRQLGQLVRMGLAERFPDPGDRRAPLVAATPDGARRVDDMLQRSHRMLRLQLSSWTEAEIENLRSVLERFNTDEPPLDAGDAPQGDVSGR
- a CDS encoding enoyl-CoA hydratase/isomerase family protein, whose product is MSTPELSTPEKSTTEETSVLRNYTPPELETLSLEVLPGGVVVLSIDRPDRMNSMTIRMFEEFGIVADALRDTGARAMILRGAGEKVFCAGFDLDEVGVLPSYGIREFLAFQEMATGGIAALRQSPFPIIAAIHGAAVGGGMALALAADIRLAAPTARFSAAFTRIGFSVGDLGTSWLLQRLIGPARTAELAFTARMVESDEAERIGLVNRIVPSADLMDEALTIAGQISANSPGGVRMSKRALHRNQEIGSYAAALELENRGQALLTRGSDMPEALSAFKEKRAPVFTGR